Proteins encoded within one genomic window of Acidicapsa ligni:
- a CDS encoding ComEC/Rec2 family competence protein — translation MMNWNRREFLWASAGLAVLPGMTASAEESAAIVSTDTVGAVLEPWQPGFLDIHHINTGRGNSALTIMPDGTSLLIDAGASATQGPAMNVVKPDASKRPGEWIAGYIQRQLTATGRPELDYALLTHLHGDHVGDVRSENPKSAFGDYKRTGISDVAEAIRIRRLIDRGFPDYNYPAAITDPAALNYAAFARSVAKRGTVVERMHVGSASQIELQHAKSRYTEFGVRVLSGDGQVWTGQGEESKLMFPPEVSVGPNPTSMENSCSIALRIGYGKFSYFNGGDLNCDTNYGRDPWRDIETPAGRVSGPVSVSTCNHHGYFDATGPEFVKAVQPRVWILQSWHASHPAISTLANIYSPILYPGPRDVFCLSLNPATELACARFSDSFKSKQGHVVVRVAPGGAEFRVMVLEDADESGRVKAVFGPYPS, via the coding sequence ATGATGAATTGGAACAGGCGCGAATTTTTGTGGGCTTCGGCTGGATTGGCAGTTTTGCCGGGGATGACGGCTTCGGCTGAGGAATCGGCGGCAATTGTTAGTACTGACACTGTGGGTGCTGTACTGGAGCCGTGGCAGCCGGGATTTCTCGATATCCACCACATCAATACCGGGCGTGGGAATTCAGCGCTGACTATCATGCCGGATGGAACTTCGCTGCTGATCGATGCAGGCGCATCGGCGACACAAGGGCCTGCCATGAATGTGGTGAAACCAGACGCCAGCAAGCGTCCGGGCGAATGGATCGCTGGCTATATTCAGCGGCAGCTTACGGCGACAGGTCGGCCAGAGCTGGATTACGCTCTGCTGACGCATCTGCACGGCGATCATGTCGGGGATGTTCGCTCTGAGAATCCAAAGTCCGCGTTCGGTGATTACAAACGCACGGGCATTTCGGATGTGGCTGAAGCGATCAGGATTCGCCGGCTGATTGACAGGGGATTTCCCGATTACAACTATCCGGCTGCGATCACCGATCCTGCGGCGTTAAATTACGCAGCTTTTGCAAGGTCCGTGGCAAAGCGCGGAACGGTGGTCGAGCGAATGCACGTCGGGTCCGCGAGCCAGATCGAGCTGCAACATGCAAAGAGCAGATATACCGAGTTTGGCGTGCGCGTTCTCTCCGGCGACGGCCAGGTTTGGACCGGTCAGGGCGAGGAAAGCAAGCTCATGTTTCCGCCCGAAGTATCGGTTGGGCCGAACCCCACATCGATGGAAAATAGCTGTTCGATCGCCTTGCGAATTGGCTATGGCAAGTTCAGCTATTTCAACGGCGGCGATCTGAACTGCGATACAAATTACGGCCGCGATCCGTGGAGAGATATTGAGACGCCGGCAGGCCGCGTGTCTGGCCCGGTGAGCGTTTCCACCTGTAACCATCATGGGTATTTCGACGCGACGGGGCCGGAGTTTGTGAAGGCTGTGCAGCCTCGCGTCTGGATACTGCAAAGCTGGCACGCTTCGCATCCGGCGATCTCCACGCTGGCGAATATCTATTCGCCGATCCTCTATCCTGGGCCGCGGGATGTCTTTTGTCTGAGCCTGAATCCAGCGACGGAGCTGGCGTGTGCGCGCTTCTCGGATTCATTCAAGAGCAAGCAGGGGCATGTCGTGGTGCGGGTAGCTCCTGGCGGGGCAGAGTTTCGCGTGATGGTGCTTGAGGATGCAGATGAGAGCGGCAGGGTTAAGGCCGTATTCGGACCCTATCCAAGTTAG
- the nuoI gene encoding NADH-quinone oxidoreductase subunit NuoI → MSIVRNIAGIAKGMSITFKEMLEPTQVENYPDGDGPLRGAVFEPRFRGAHELQRDENGLEKCVACFLCAAACPSNCIFIEAAENTEEKRISSSERYAKTYNIDYNRCIFCGYCVEACPTDAITHGHGFELASLNATSLVMRKDDMLVPVASLTAK, encoded by the coding sequence ATGTCGATTGTGCGCAACATCGCTGGCATTGCCAAGGGCATGAGCATCACCTTCAAGGAGATGCTGGAGCCGACGCAGGTAGAGAATTATCCCGACGGGGATGGGCCGTTACGTGGAGCCGTGTTTGAACCGCGTTTTCGAGGTGCGCACGAGTTGCAGCGCGACGAAAATGGCCTCGAGAAGTGCGTAGCCTGTTTTCTGTGCGCGGCGGCCTGCCCGTCGAACTGCATCTTTATTGAGGCAGCAGAGAATACGGAAGAGAAGCGGATTTCGTCCAGCGAACGCTACGCGAAGACCTACAACATCGACTACAACCGCTGTATTTTCTGCGGCTACTGTGTCGAGGCCTGCCCGACGGATGCGATTACGCATGGGCATGGCTTTGAGCTGGCTTCGTTGAACGCGACCAGCCTGGTCATGCGCAAGGACGACATGCTGGTGCCGGTGGCGAGTCTCACGGCGAAATAG
- a CDS encoding molybdopterin-dependent oxidoreductase has translation MRLSLFIPALLILTSAGYAAPRQDAMPAEITAKPAKPLGPVAPLRISYNGRAEEWTLATLAKLPHKTIQVYNEHAKATQNYSGVPLADLLTRIGIPTAPRGKEMRLYLVAQGVDGYLVTFSLAEVLPNFRSGDILVADALEGKPIPETGPLQLVVSEDKRPARWVHSIVEIRVLTAE, from the coding sequence ATGCGCCTGTCGCTTTTCATTCCAGCACTGCTGATATTGACCAGCGCCGGTTACGCCGCGCCCCGGCAGGACGCCATGCCAGCCGAAATTACCGCCAAACCAGCCAAGCCCCTCGGCCCGGTAGCGCCCCTTCGCATCAGCTACAACGGCCGAGCCGAGGAATGGACCCTCGCCACTCTCGCCAAATTGCCTCACAAAACCATCCAGGTCTACAACGAACACGCCAAGGCCACCCAGAATTACTCCGGCGTCCCACTCGCTGACCTGCTCACGCGGATCGGAATACCCACCGCGCCCCGCGGCAAGGAAATGCGTCTCTACCTCGTCGCCCAGGGCGTTGACGGCTACCTCGTAACGTTTTCGCTCGCCGAGGTTCTGCCTAACTTTCGCTCAGGCGACATCCTCGTAGCCGACGCTCTCGAAGGCAAGCCCATTCCCGAAACCGGCCCTTTGCAACTGGTTGTCAGCGAAGACAAGCGCCCCGCGCGCTGGGTCCACAGCATCGTCGAAATTCGAGTGCTGACCGCCGAATAA
- a CDS encoding histidine phosphatase family protein, with amino-acid sequence MKWPKELLLIRHAESAYNILKAKKEADPEYLRFRELFDTNRLNPVTQALGLVLNERYWLGISDRDTPLTPRGIEQARTTGRKMRESEAHCPEIIFVSPYFRTKETLRHIIEEWPELAGARVIEDERIREQDHGLALLYSDWRIYQVMNPDQGKLHTLLGDYDYRYLNGENIPDVRLRNLSWIATLIREFAGKRVLTMTHHLTILATRANFERLSPERFKDLDENEKPVTCGVTRYIGNPDAGTQGKLELKEYNRKHY; translated from the coding sequence ATGAAATGGCCGAAGGAGTTATTGCTGATTCGTCATGCTGAGTCGGCTTATAACATTCTCAAAGCAAAGAAAGAGGCCGATCCGGAGTATCTCCGGTTTCGCGAATTGTTTGATACGAACCGGCTAAATCCGGTGACGCAGGCTTTGGGGCTGGTGCTCAACGAGCGTTATTGGCTCGGTATCAGTGACAGGGACACCCCGCTTACGCCGCGGGGAATCGAGCAGGCCCGGACGACTGGAAGAAAGATGCGAGAGTCCGAGGCCCATTGCCCCGAGATTATATTTGTCTCTCCGTATTTCAGGACAAAGGAAACGCTGCGCCACATTATCGAGGAATGGCCGGAACTTGCGGGCGCGCGAGTTATTGAGGACGAGCGTATCCGCGAGCAGGATCACGGGCTGGCGCTGCTCTACAGCGACTGGCGAATCTACCAGGTGATGAATCCCGACCAGGGTAAGCTGCACACTCTGTTGGGAGACTACGATTACCGTTATCTGAACGGTGAGAATATCCCCGATGTGCGGCTGCGAAATCTCTCGTGGATCGCGACACTGATCCGGGAGTTTGCAGGCAAACGGGTGCTGACGATGACGCATCATCTGACGATCCTGGCTACACGCGCAAATTTTGAGCGGCTGAGTCCGGAGCGGTTCAAAGATCTGGATGAGAACGAGAAGCCGGTAACCTGCGGGGTAACGCGATATATTGGCAACCCCGACGCCGGTACTCAGGGCAAGCTGGAATTGAAGGAATATAACCGCAAACACTATTGA
- a CDS encoding ABC transporter permease, whose translation MLPDLNEFLVRLKSLFSKRRLDNEMAEELEFHQTLLREKLLRHGVPQSELDTATRKTFGNQSRWQERIRELWQFRAIENLRRDVSFSIRLLRKSPGFTAIALLTLALGVGANTSVFSLINGLLLRPLPVPNAQQLAVLRMEEGGPVPNYSFITPFFRSLESRHDLFANVFAYNPDKFQVKGQSGNENVVGVLVSGQYFQALQTPPLLGRYLTPEDDRPGGSSAGLAVVISERFWKSWFNRAPDAIGRKLIVANVPFTVVGVMPKRFIGADPTQRPQIFAPLSADPIIDAPRNHIDGGIHAWWLTVVARMNPGMTIDQANAALLAVSNPILHEASTDASFTTEEERGHFHFAAEPGSRGFTYARILFRKPLIAMFSMCGGILLLACLNLTSLLMARSAARERELATRLALGATRRRLIHQLLIESLLIAIIGTALGLVAAPLVSRSLGAMLMSANFAEQVQLDTSLDLRVFLFAALIAVTTAVLIGLVPALQATGGDLNEHIKEGQSANKANQSRKVLPRVLMTLQVALALVLVAGAGLLATSLVKLYKSGAGFDPNGLVNIAFSMDKQQLEGDQLMQVYQHIGEELEHQPGVKSASFEFIVPLSHRGWNGRYSAPGAEPKLMWMNAVGPKYFATMQIPLFMGREFTWSDTKASGLKVILNQSAAKLLFPNRNALGEQITDPSTKTSYEVIAVVGDTKYNDMRAPASAIGYVPIQQDEQEKPSLTAVIRLDPTHNQQAPLAAAAHAIASRLAPTIPAPTLTSMSEIMDNSIGAERMMAVLAIFFAGCALLVTGIGLYGTLAYSTARRTSEIGIRMALGAQRAGVIALIFRENAVVALAGCGTGLVAAILASRALASFLYETSPRDPWILVSSVAALTCIASAASLLPAIRASKIEPITAIRCE comes from the coding sequence ATGCTTCCTGATCTGAACGAATTTCTGGTACGTCTAAAATCGCTCTTCAGCAAACGGCGTCTGGACAACGAGATGGCCGAAGAGCTGGAGTTTCATCAGACTCTCCTGCGCGAAAAACTTCTCCGCCACGGCGTGCCTCAATCCGAGTTGGATACGGCGACCCGCAAGACCTTTGGCAACCAGTCTCGATGGCAGGAGCGTATCCGCGAGCTATGGCAGTTTCGCGCTATTGAAAACCTGCGGCGCGATGTGAGCTTTTCCATCCGCCTGCTGAGGAAGTCTCCCGGCTTCACGGCTATTGCGCTGCTCACACTGGCGCTGGGAGTCGGAGCCAATACATCCGTATTCTCCCTGATCAATGGGCTTTTGCTGCGTCCCTTACCGGTACCCAATGCACAACAATTAGCCGTGTTGCGTATGGAGGAGGGTGGTCCGGTGCCTAACTATAGTTTCATCACGCCATTCTTCCGCAGCCTGGAATCACGGCATGATCTATTCGCAAATGTCTTCGCCTACAACCCGGACAAGTTCCAGGTCAAAGGTCAATCCGGCAATGAAAATGTCGTGGGTGTTTTGGTAAGCGGACAATATTTTCAAGCCCTGCAAACTCCGCCCCTGCTGGGCCGCTATCTCACGCCCGAGGACGACCGCCCGGGCGGCAGCTCAGCAGGTTTGGCCGTAGTGATCAGCGAGAGGTTCTGGAAGAGCTGGTTTAATCGTGCGCCCGATGCCATAGGCCGCAAACTGATCGTCGCCAACGTTCCCTTTACTGTCGTCGGCGTCATGCCTAAGCGCTTTATAGGAGCTGACCCAACGCAGAGGCCGCAGATATTCGCTCCACTTTCTGCAGACCCTATCATCGACGCGCCAAGAAATCACATTGATGGCGGAATTCATGCATGGTGGCTGACCGTTGTCGCACGTATGAACCCAGGCATGACAATCGATCAGGCCAATGCTGCGCTGCTGGCCGTTTCCAACCCAATCCTGCACGAGGCATCCACAGACGCAAGCTTTACTACGGAGGAGGAGCGCGGGCATTTTCATTTCGCGGCTGAGCCCGGATCGCGAGGATTCACCTATGCGCGCATCCTGTTTCGAAAGCCGCTGATCGCAATGTTTTCCATGTGCGGAGGCATCCTGCTGCTCGCCTGCCTCAATCTCACCAGCCTTCTGATGGCTAGAAGTGCAGCGCGCGAACGAGAGCTGGCAACTCGTCTCGCACTGGGCGCTACGCGACGCAGGCTCATCCACCAACTACTCATCGAGAGCCTGTTGATCGCGATCATTGGCACGGCACTTGGATTGGTTGCAGCGCCTTTGGTAAGTCGCTCTCTCGGGGCAATGCTGATGAGCGCCAATTTCGCTGAACAAGTCCAGCTCGATACCTCATTGGATCTGCGCGTCTTCCTCTTCGCGGCTCTCATTGCGGTCACGACAGCAGTTCTCATTGGTTTGGTACCTGCATTGCAGGCTACCGGCGGCGATCTCAACGAACACATCAAAGAAGGCCAGTCAGCCAACAAGGCTAACCAGAGTAGAAAAGTTTTGCCTCGCGTACTTATGACTCTGCAGGTAGCGCTGGCGCTCGTCCTTGTTGCAGGTGCAGGCCTGCTCGCGACCAGCCTCGTAAAGCTTTATAAGTCCGGTGCAGGATTCGATCCCAACGGCCTGGTTAACATCGCTTTCAGCATGGATAAGCAGCAGCTTGAGGGCGACCAGTTAATGCAGGTCTATCAGCACATCGGCGAAGAGCTTGAGCATCAGCCGGGAGTCAAGAGCGCCAGCTTCGAATTCATCGTCCCGCTTTCCCATCGTGGCTGGAATGGCAGATACTCCGCCCCTGGTGCAGAACCCAAGCTCATGTGGATGAATGCTGTTGGCCCGAAATACTTCGCGACAATGCAGATTCCTCTTTTTATGGGACGCGAGTTTACATGGTCAGACACCAAGGCTTCCGGATTGAAAGTAATCCTCAACCAATCTGCGGCAAAGTTGCTCTTCCCCAATCGCAACGCCCTTGGTGAACAAATTACCGATCCAAGTACGAAAACCTCTTACGAAGTTATCGCTGTTGTTGGAGATACAAAGTACAACGACATGCGCGCACCGGCATCGGCTATCGGCTACGTTCCAATTCAACAGGACGAGCAGGAAAAGCCATCGCTGACTGCAGTGATTCGACTTGATCCAACCCATAACCAACAAGCTCCACTGGCCGCTGCTGCCCACGCAATCGCGAGCCGACTGGCGCCCACTATCCCTGCACCGACACTTACCAGCATGAGCGAGATCATGGATAACTCCATAGGCGCGGAGAGAATGATGGCCGTACTCGCTATCTTCTTTGCCGGCTGCGCTCTGCTGGTCACAGGCATAGGCCTCTACGGAACACTGGCGTACTCCACTGCGCGCCGCACCAGTGAGATCGGCATTCGCATGGCCCTGGGCGCGCAACGAGCGGGAGTCATCGCACTCATCTTCCGCGAGAATGCGGTGGTCGCTCTCGCCGGTTGTGGCACCGGCCTTGTCGCTGCAATCCTCGCGTCGCGCGCGCTGGCCAGCTTCCTCTACGAAACATCTCCGCGCGATCCGTGGATCCTGGTCAGCTCCGTAGCAGCCTTAACCTGCATCGCCTCCGCAGCATCGCTGCTTCCGGCAATCCGCGCCTCAAAGATAGAACCAATCACCGCCATACGCTGCGAATGA
- a CDS encoding DEAD/DEAH box helicase, translated as MTQFADFTISETLKKRIASLNFVTPTPVQAGAIPPALEGKDVLATAQTGTGKTLSFLIPILEKLATTESRSATALILLPTRELAMQVEVAFRSLNTNPANTVALVVGGMAEGPQLQLIRRGARLIVATPGRLEDYLNRKLVKLDQVKILVLDEVDRMLDMGFKPAIKRIAGCLPLSRQTLCYSATLDAQIREVVREYMSDPVRIEIGSVLKPSENVELQTFEVEQDRKQELLEHLLETGEGSFLVFVRTKHGADRVASRLVRSGHSATQIHGDRSQAQRNQALKSFSEGRHRILVATDVAARGIDVKHVAHVVNYDIPKVAEDFVHRIGRTGRAQSRGIASTFASASERSDLRKIERSLSISMKRFRVTAPQTA; from the coding sequence GTGACTCAATTTGCAGACTTTACCATTTCCGAAACGCTCAAAAAGCGTATCGCTTCCCTCAACTTTGTAACCCCGACCCCAGTACAAGCTGGCGCGATCCCACCGGCGCTCGAAGGCAAAGACGTTCTCGCCACCGCCCAGACCGGCACCGGCAAGACCCTCAGCTTCCTGATTCCGATTCTGGAAAAGCTGGCCACTACGGAATCCCGTTCCGCGACCGCTCTGATCCTGTTGCCGACACGCGAACTGGCCATGCAGGTCGAGGTAGCCTTCCGCAGCCTCAATACCAATCCGGCGAACACTGTCGCCCTGGTAGTTGGTGGCATGGCCGAGGGTCCTCAGTTACAACTTATCCGCCGCGGCGCACGACTTATCGTTGCCACGCCAGGCCGCCTCGAAGACTATCTCAACCGCAAGCTCGTTAAGCTGGACCAGGTGAAGATTCTCGTACTCGACGAAGTAGATCGTATGTTGGATATGGGTTTCAAACCAGCCATCAAGCGTATCGCAGGCTGCCTGCCACTTAGCCGTCAGACGTTGTGCTATTCGGCAACTCTGGATGCGCAGATTCGCGAAGTCGTTCGTGAGTATATGAGCGACCCTGTCCGCATCGAGATTGGTTCTGTGCTCAAGCCTTCTGAGAATGTCGAGTTACAGACATTTGAAGTTGAGCAGGATAGAAAGCAGGAGCTTCTCGAGCACTTACTTGAAACAGGCGAAGGTAGCTTCCTTGTTTTCGTTCGCACTAAGCATGGTGCAGATCGCGTAGCCAGCCGCCTCGTTCGTTCAGGACATTCGGCAACGCAGATTCATGGCGATCGTTCGCAGGCACAGCGCAATCAGGCACTTAAGAGTTTCTCTGAAGGCCGTCATCGTATCCTCGTCGCAACCGATGTTGCTGCTCGCGGAATCGATGTTAAGCATGTCGCTCACGTAGTTAACTATGATATCCCGAAGGTAGCCGAAGACTTTGTGCATCGCATTGGTAGAACTGGCCGTGCACAGAGCCGCGGAATCGCTTCTACCTTCGCTTCGGCATCCGAACGCAGTGATTTACGTAAAATCGAACGTTCTTTGTCAATTTCCATGAAACGATTTAGGGTCACAGCGCCACAAACCGCGTAG
- a CDS encoding CxxC-x17-CxxC domain-containing protein, translating to MAGDLQLTCSDCGREFTFTAADQTFFQERGYSTPKRCKPCRQAKKADQAGGGGGFGGGGSSYGGGGGYSSRASTGTAVVCSGCGQQTTVPFEPRGDRPVFCRDCFQAQKGGAGGGGGRGRGGNDRGGGGGRGGRY from the coding sequence ATGGCTGGAGATCTGCAACTTACCTGTAGCGACTGCGGACGGGAATTTACTTTTACTGCTGCTGACCAAACGTTCTTCCAGGAACGGGGATATTCGACGCCAAAGCGCTGCAAGCCTTGCAGGCAGGCCAAGAAGGCCGACCAAGCCGGAGGTGGCGGCGGATTTGGTGGCGGCGGAAGCAGCTACGGCGGGGGCGGCGGTTATAGCTCACGCGCATCCACCGGAACCGCAGTTGTTTGCTCTGGCTGCGGCCAGCAAACCACTGTTCCTTTTGAACCAAGGGGCGATCGTCCGGTATTCTGCCGCGATTGCTTCCAGGCACAAAAGGGCGGCGCGGGCGGCGGCGGTGGCCGTGGACGCGGCGGCAACGACCGTGGCGGTGGCGGCGGACGCGGCGGACGGTACTAA
- the fba gene encoding class II fructose-bisphosphate aldolase (catalyzes the reversible aldol condensation of dihydroxyacetonephosphate and glyceraldehyde 3-phosphate in the Calvin cycle, glycolysis, and/or gluconeogenesis), which translates to MPLVSMRQLLDEAAKGGYGVGAFNVNNMEQIQAIMEAAQETNSPVIIQASRGARQYSQDKFLYHLMLAAAELYPQIPIAMHQDHGNSFETCKSAIELGFTSVMMDGSLKADGKTPTEFEENVEVTRKVVDYAHERGVTVEGEIGVLGGIEDGHGAGGTGLEHVTDPDQAVEFAERTGVDALAIAIGTSHGAYKFSKKPDGSVLKMDILIEIHKRLPKTHLVMHGSSSVPKDLQDIINQYGGHLKETWGVPVEEIQLGIQHGVRKINVDTDNRLAITGAIRKVLFESPEKFDPRDYNKPAREAMQKVVATRMTQFGQAGHAGDYTQKAISEMAAGYKNGTLDTRPSLAGAH; encoded by the coding sequence ATGCCTCTAGTTTCGATGCGCCAGCTACTCGACGAGGCCGCCAAAGGCGGTTATGGCGTCGGTGCCTTCAACGTCAACAATATGGAACAGATCCAGGCCATTATGGAAGCCGCGCAGGAAACCAACAGCCCTGTCATTATTCAGGCCAGCCGCGGAGCACGTCAGTATTCTCAGGATAAGTTTCTGTACCACTTGATGCTGGCTGCTGCTGAACTCTATCCGCAGATTCCGATTGCCATGCACCAGGATCACGGCAACAGCTTCGAGACCTGCAAGAGCGCAATTGAATTAGGCTTTACCAGCGTCATGATGGATGGATCCTTAAAGGCAGACGGCAAAACGCCTACAGAGTTTGAAGAGAATGTCGAAGTTACGCGCAAGGTTGTCGACTACGCGCACGAACGCGGCGTAACGGTCGAGGGCGAGATCGGCGTACTCGGCGGCATCGAAGACGGACACGGCGCAGGCGGCACTGGCCTGGAGCATGTCACCGATCCTGACCAGGCTGTGGAGTTTGCCGAGCGCACCGGCGTGGATGCGCTGGCGATTGCCATCGGCACCAGCCACGGTGCTTACAAGTTCAGCAAGAAGCCGGATGGTTCCGTATTGAAGATGGACATCCTGATCGAGATTCACAAGCGGTTGCCCAAGACGCATCTCGTAATGCACGGCAGCTCGTCTGTGCCAAAGGATCTGCAGGACATCATCAATCAGTATGGTGGTCACCTGAAAGAAACATGGGGCGTGCCGGTTGAAGAAATCCAGCTCGGCATCCAGCACGGCGTACGCAAGATCAACGTGGACACGGACAACCGTCTCGCCATCACCGGCGCAATCCGCAAGGTGCTGTTTGAGAGCCCGGAGAAGTTCGATCCCCGCGACTACAACAAGCCAGCGCGTGAAGCGATGCAGAAGGTTGTGGCTACGCGTATGACGCAGTTTGGACAAGCCGGTCACGCAGGCGACTACACGCAGAAGGCTATCTCCGAAATGGCCGCCGGATACAAGAACGGCACGCTGGATACGCGTCCTTCCCTGGCTGGCGCACACTAA
- a CDS encoding DUF421 domain-containing protein, producing MQSLLHTVLSPSLDHMFQLPLPILEKLLRPAVVYIVLVLLLRLFGKRELAQLNPFDLVVLLSLSNTVQNAIIGEDNSVTGGIIGAFSLLAINWIMARILYRSRKITGALEGHSTILVRDGKIDKKAMESESLTMADLLSVIHRQGFNNIDQVHKCELEPNGTFYVEGANPSVDDKRHAELLARLEGLSQEIANLKAARLNGA from the coding sequence ATGCAATCTCTGCTGCACACCGTTCTTTCGCCATCGCTGGACCACATGTTCCAATTACCGCTTCCCATTCTGGAGAAGCTGTTGCGCCCTGCGGTCGTCTACATTGTGCTGGTTCTGCTGCTGCGCCTCTTTGGCAAGCGGGAACTGGCACAGCTCAATCCATTCGATCTTGTCGTTCTGCTTTCGCTTTCCAATACGGTGCAGAACGCGATTATCGGTGAAGATAACTCCGTCACGGGCGGCATAATCGGAGCGTTTTCTCTGCTGGCGATCAATTGGATCATGGCGCGAATTCTCTATCGCTCTCGCAAAATTACGGGCGCTTTGGAGGGGCATTCCACGATTCTCGTTCGAGATGGAAAGATCGATAAGAAGGCTATGGAGAGCGAGTCGCTCACGATGGCGGACCTGCTCTCCGTCATCCACCGCCAGGGATTTAACAATATAGATCAGGTTCATAAGTGCGAGCTCGAACCGAACGGTACCTTTTATGTTGAAGGCGCCAACCCGTCGGTAGATGATAAGCGCCATGCCGAGCTACTCGCGCGCCTGGAAGGGCTGAGCCAGGAGATTGCGAATCTGAAGGCAGCTCGATTGAACGGTGCATAA
- a CDS encoding POTRA domain-containing protein has protein sequence MAAQQFQPKSIQFKGDPEYSDAELLAASGLKKGEVLTAADMNAHSKILMDTGIFENLTFTFNGQDLVFQIVPAKALYPIRYENLPLVEGKELDAKLHAQLPLYHGKVPMDGTLLEDVRKALEQELAAKGIQATLVSVPYSEHVSEPASAMSILMSNPPIAIGQIHLDGASADLAAKANTILQKNVGKPYNAYSSASELEVNLVNFYTELGYLQVAAQATVQLTPVVDAGGVHLPYAVTVTEGPVFKLAHVQLAPGMLVTQADFDKQSRLHSGEVVSPAKLREEWKFLARQYHNKGYAKAQILPTQTLDAASGTVSYTVAAEPGPIYTMGKLTVENVSEDLRAAILKAWPVAAGTPFNEGAILGMVATHDVNPALERVFATVDLRYTLHLNEDVRTVDVNLRLERKH, from the coding sequence TTGGCGGCCCAGCAATTCCAACCCAAGTCCATCCAGTTCAAGGGTGATCCCGAGTACTCGGATGCAGAGCTGCTTGCTGCCTCAGGCCTGAAAAAAGGCGAGGTACTCACTGCTGCCGACATGAACGCACACTCCAAAATCTTGATGGATACCGGGATATTCGAGAACCTGACGTTTACGTTCAATGGGCAGGATCTGGTCTTTCAGATCGTTCCGGCAAAGGCTCTCTATCCGATCCGGTATGAAAATCTCCCTCTTGTGGAGGGTAAAGAACTCGACGCGAAGTTACACGCGCAGTTACCGCTTTATCACGGTAAAGTTCCCATGGACGGAACCTTGCTAGAAGACGTCCGAAAGGCGCTCGAACAGGAGCTTGCGGCGAAAGGAATCCAGGCTACGCTCGTGAGCGTGCCTTACAGCGAACATGTATCGGAACCTGCCAGCGCGATGAGCATTCTGATGTCCAATCCGCCGATAGCGATTGGCCAGATACACCTCGATGGCGCCTCGGCCGATCTTGCGGCGAAGGCCAACACGATCCTGCAAAAGAATGTCGGCAAACCCTACAACGCCTATAGCAGTGCAAGTGAGTTGGAGGTGAACCTGGTCAACTTCTATACAGAACTTGGCTATCTCCAGGTAGCTGCTCAGGCTACAGTCCAGCTCACCCCGGTTGTCGACGCTGGAGGTGTTCATCTTCCATACGCGGTGACTGTGACGGAGGGGCCTGTCTTCAAGCTTGCGCATGTGCAACTTGCTCCGGGGATGCTCGTGACTCAGGCGGATTTCGATAAGCAATCGAGGCTGCATTCCGGCGAAGTTGTCTCCCCGGCAAAGCTGCGAGAAGAGTGGAAGTTTCTGGCGCGCCAATATCACAACAAGGGTTATGCCAAGGCACAGATTCTGCCAACGCAAACGCTCGATGCCGCCAGCGGTACGGTGAGCTACACGGTAGCAGCGGAGCCAGGCCCCATATATACGATGGGTAAACTTACCGTCGAAAATGTGAGCGAGGATCTGCGAGCGGCTATTCTCAAAGCATGGCCGGTTGCAGCAGGTACTCCTTTTAACGAAGGAGCAATCCTGGGCATGGTTGCTACTCATGACGTAAATCCCGCGTTGGAACGTGTTTTTGCCACAGTTGACTTGCGCTACACACTGCATCTAAACGAGGATGTACGCACCGTGGATGTCAATCTGAGACTCGAGAGAAAACATTGA